A section of the Pseudomonas fluorescens genome encodes:
- a CDS encoding response regulator, which yields MTEPEDPSRERLKHHFAQRVIHQARQILEIWQRLQRSEWSHAELIELSEANLRLLRFAERFEQPEHGQLARNIIESLKAVDENRGRLSSNLITDLNRLMQRLSRTGLRQGDQLDQTFLPPMRKPIYVMLADHDRAERLAKQLEFFGLSAQSLDSVAAFRSSMAERLPAAIVMDVDFCGTGLGLKLAAEAQEGLEQKLPLLFFSLHETDTPTRLAAVRAGGQEFLTGTLEASSLLEKIEVLTCVAQYEPYKVLIIDDSRAQAMHTERLLNSAGIVTRTLIEPIQAMAELADFQPDLIILDMYMPACTGTELAKVIRHNDRYVSVPIIYLSAEDDLDKQLDAMSEGGDDFLTKPIKPRHLITTVRNRAARARHLKARMVRDSLTGLYNHTHILQLLEDCSFRSRRENKPLSFAMLDIDHFKRVNDSHGHPMGDRVIKSLALFLKQRLRKTDYIGRYGGEEFAIVMPDTDLDAACKVLDEIRGRFAEIHYPAQPQDLWCTFSAGVVQLCDGSDSLMMAAQADEALYRAKDAGRNRVHAAGTSRQSATFSSDSAHSVITL from the coding sequence ATGACCGAGCCAGAAGACCCCAGCCGTGAGCGTCTCAAGCACCACTTTGCCCAGCGGGTAATTCATCAGGCGCGTCAAATTCTTGAGATCTGGCAGCGCTTGCAGCGCAGCGAATGGTCGCACGCCGAATTGATCGAACTCAGTGAGGCCAACCTGCGCCTGCTGCGTTTTGCCGAGCGCTTTGAACAACCCGAACATGGCCAGTTGGCCCGCAATATTATCGAGTCGCTCAAAGCCGTGGACGAAAACCGTGGCCGCCTGAGCAGTAACCTGATCACCGACCTCAACCGCCTGATGCAGCGCCTGTCGCGAACCGGCCTGCGCCAGGGCGACCAGTTGGATCAGACCTTCCTGCCGCCGATGCGCAAGCCTATCTACGTGATGCTGGCCGACCACGACCGTGCCGAGCGCCTGGCCAAGCAGCTGGAGTTCTTTGGGTTGAGCGCCCAGTCCCTGGACAGCGTGGCCGCCTTCCGCTCGTCCATGGCCGAACGCCTGCCGGCAGCGATTGTGATGGATGTGGATTTCTGCGGCACCGGCCTGGGCCTGAAACTGGCCGCCGAAGCCCAGGAAGGCCTGGAGCAGAAACTGCCGCTGCTGTTCTTCAGCCTGCACGAAACCGACACCCCCACCCGCCTGGCCGCCGTGCGCGCCGGTGGCCAGGAGTTCCTCACCGGCACCCTGGAAGCTTCGAGCCTGCTGGAAAAAATCGAAGTCCTGACCTGCGTCGCCCAGTACGAACCTTATAAAGTGCTGATCATCGACGACTCCCGCGCCCAGGCAATGCACACCGAGCGCCTGCTCAACAGCGCCGGGATCGTCACCCGCACCTTGATCGAACCGATCCAGGCCATGGCGGAACTGGCGGACTTCCAGCCCGACCTGATCATCCTCGACATGTATATGCCCGCCTGCACCGGTACCGAACTGGCCAAGGTGATTCGCCACAATGACCGCTATGTCAGCGTGCCGATCATTTACCTGTCGGCCGAGGATGACCTGGATAAACAACTGGACGCCATGAGCGAAGGCGGCGACGACTTCCTCACCAAGCCGATCAAACCGCGCCACCTGATCACCACCGTGCGCAACCGCGCCGCCCGCGCCCGCCATCTCAAGGCACGGATGGTGCGTGACAGCCTGACCGGCCTGTACAACCACACCCATATCCTGCAACTGCTGGAAGACTGCAGCTTCCGCTCGCGCCGCGAGAACAAGCCGCTGAGCTTTGCCATGCTCGACATCGACCACTTCAAGCGGGTCAACGACAGCCACGGCCACCCCATGGGCGACCGTGTGATCAAGAGCCTGGCGCTGTTTCTCAAGCAGCGCTTGCGCAAGACCGATTACATCGGCCGTTACGGCGGCGAAGAATTCGCCATTGTCATGCCCGACACTGACCTGGACGCCGCCTGCAAGGTGCTCGACGAAATCCGTGGACGCTTTGCCGAAATCCACTACCCGGCCCAGCCCCAGGATTTGTGGTGCACCTTCAGCGCCGGCGTTGTGCAGTTGTGCGACGGCTCCGACAGCCTGATGATGGCCGCCCAGGCCGACGAGGCGCTGTACCGCGCCAAGGACGCCGGGCGTAATCGAGTACACGCAGCGGGCACCTCAAGGCAAAGTGCCACCTTTTCATCGGATTCCGCTCACTCCGTCATAACGCTGTAA
- a CDS encoding DUF2333 family protein gives MLDWKNRAGSAPGPSPAPKSASRSYFRNLLMSRALLTLIVIYLLVTGGLGWYWSQEPALFPVQQNAQIAAEKEGRQMVVGFTTVETVKTVVGTLLNKPGGYISNDRFPPGLWMDNMPSWEYGVLVQVRDLTRALRKDFARSQSQSAEDADLAKAEPRFNFDNKSWVLPSSESEYQEGINSLSRYQARLSDPNQKGALFYARADNLNNWLGDVATRLGSLSQRLSASVGRVKLNTALKTEALAPGEVPQVDEEVVETPWMQIDNVFYEARGQAWALSHLLRAIEVDFADVLAKKNATVSVRQIIRELEASQETLWSPMILNGSGYGVLANHSLVMANYISRANAAVIDLRQLLNQG, from the coding sequence ATGCTGGACTGGAAAAACCGTGCAGGCAGCGCCCCAGGCCCAAGCCCTGCGCCCAAGTCGGCCTCCCGCAGCTATTTTCGTAATCTGCTGATGAGCCGGGCCCTGCTGACCCTGATAGTGATTTATCTGTTGGTCACCGGTGGCCTTGGCTGGTATTGGAGCCAGGAGCCGGCCTTGTTCCCGGTCCAGCAAAACGCGCAAATTGCCGCCGAAAAAGAAGGCCGGCAAATGGTGGTCGGCTTTACCACCGTCGAAACCGTCAAGACCGTGGTCGGCACGCTGCTGAACAAACCAGGCGGCTATATCTCCAATGACCGCTTCCCGCCAGGGTTGTGGATGGACAACATGCCCAGCTGGGAATATGGCGTGTTGGTCCAGGTGCGTGACCTGACCCGCGCCCTGCGCAAGGACTTCGCCCGCTCGCAATCGCAATCGGCCGAAGACGCCGACCTGGCCAAGGCCGAGCCGCGTTTCAACTTCGATAACAAGAGCTGGGTACTGCCCTCCAGCGAGTCGGAATACCAGGAAGGCATCAATTCCCTGAGTCGCTATCAAGCGCGGCTGTCCGACCCCAATCAGAAAGGCGCCCTGTTCTACGCGCGCGCCGACAACCTGAACAACTGGCTGGGTGATGTCGCTACCCGCTTGGGGTCGTTGTCGCAGCGCCTGTCGGCCAGTGTTGGCCGGGTCAAGCTCAACACCGCGCTGAAAACCGAAGCGCTGGCGCCGGGCGAAGTGCCGCAGGTCGATGAAGAAGTGGTAGAAACCCCATGGATGCAGATCGACAACGTGTTCTACGAAGCCCGTGGCCAGGCGTGGGCCCTGTCCCACCTGTTGCGTGCCATCGAGGTCGACTTTGCCGACGTGCTGGCCAAGAAAAACGCCACGGTCAGCGTGCGCCAGATCATTCGTGAGCTGGAGGCGTCCCAGGAAACCCTGTGGAGCCCGATGATCCTCAATGGCAGCGGCTACGGCGTATTGGCCAACCACTCGCTGGTGATGGCCAACTACATTTCCCGTGCCAACGCGGCGGTGATCGACTTGCGTCAACTGCTGAACCAGGGTTGA
- a CDS encoding NUDIX hydrolase encodes MVDSAKEVAHRAASDAEHIAWVDEQDNLLGALVRADLRERGLIGRGTYIMLFNSAGELCVHRRTLSKAIYPGYWDVAAGGMVAAGETYEQSAARELEEELGVSGVQLTAHDHFFFEDTGNRLWCSAFSAVWDGPLQLQPEEVLEARFMSIEAVLADIEQKSYCPDSLAALKRYLAARR; translated from the coding sequence ATGGTCGATAGCGCCAAGGAGGTCGCGCACCGCGCGGCCTCGGATGCCGAGCACATCGCCTGGGTTGACGAACAGGACAACCTGCTCGGCGCCCTGGTGCGTGCCGACCTGCGCGAACGCGGGCTGATCGGGCGCGGTACCTACATCATGTTGTTCAACTCTGCCGGTGAGCTGTGCGTGCATCGGCGCACTCTGAGCAAAGCCATCTATCCCGGTTACTGGGACGTGGCAGCGGGCGGAATGGTGGCGGCTGGCGAGACCTATGAGCAGTCGGCGGCCCGTGAGCTGGAAGAAGAGCTGGGCGTCAGTGGTGTGCAACTGACTGCTCACGACCACTTCTTTTTCGAGGATACGGGCAACCGCCTCTGGTGCTCGGCGTTTTCGGCGGTCTGGGACGGGCCGCTGCAGTTGCAGCCTGAAGAAGTGCTGGAAGCGCGTTTTATGAGCATCGAGGCGGTGCTTGCCGATATCGAGCAAAAGTCCTATTGCCCCGACTCCCTGGCCGCATTAAAACGCTATCTGGCGGCACGTCGCTAA
- a CDS encoding translation initiation factor Sui1, whose translation MAKKAASFAALGGLVFSTDAGRHCPDCRQPVDACTCKQTLIPEGDGIARVRRESKGRGGKTVTTITGVPLASDPLKELATVLKKRCGTGGALKDGVIEIQGDHVELLLAELIKLGYKAKKSGG comes from the coding sequence GTGGCCAAAAAAGCCGCATCCTTCGCCGCCCTTGGTGGCCTGGTGTTTTCCACCGACGCAGGTCGGCATTGCCCGGACTGTCGCCAGCCCGTGGACGCCTGTACCTGCAAACAGACCCTGATTCCCGAAGGTGACGGTATTGCCCGCGTACGTCGCGAGAGCAAGGGCCGTGGCGGCAAGACGGTGACCACCATCACCGGCGTGCCCCTGGCCAGCGACCCGCTCAAGGAATTGGCCACCGTGCTGAAAAAGCGCTGTGGCACCGGTGGCGCCCTGAAAGACGGGGTCATCGAAATCCAGGGCGATCACGTCGAGTTGCTGTTGGCCGAGTTGATCAAGCTGGGTTACAAGGCGAAGAAATCCGGCGGCTAG
- the speA gene encoding arginine decarboxylase, translating into MSVRRTRKDDGSQWTVADSRSVYGIRHWGAGYFAINDAGRVEVRPNGPNSSPIDLYEQVDELRKSGLSLPLLVRFPDILQDRVRQLTGAFDANIERLEYQSKYTALYPIKVNQQEAVIENIIATQDVSIGLEAGSKPELLAVLALAPKGGTIVCNGYKDREFIRLALMGQKLGHNVFIVIEKESEVGLVIEEAASLKVKPQVGLRVRLSSLASSKWADTGGEKSKFGLSAAQLLSVVERFRAAGLDQGIRLLHFHMGSQIANLADYQHGFKEAIRYYGELRNLGLPVDHIDVGGGLGVDYDGTHSRNASSINYDMDDYAGVVVGMLKEFCDAQSLPHPHIFSESGRSLTAHHAMLVVQVTDVEKHNDDVPVIENKESLPETVQWLVDLLGPTDIEMVTETYWRATHYMSDVAAQYADGKLTLAEKALAEQCYFAVCRRLHNSLKARQRSHRQVLDELNDKLADKYICNFSVFQSLPDTWAIGQVLPILPLHRLDEEPLRRAVLQDLTCDSDGKIKQYVDEQSIETSLPVHGLNEGEDYLLGIFLVGAYQEILGDMHNLFGDTDSVNIYQREDGSVYSAGIETHDTIEDMLRYVHLSPEELMTHYRDKCASAKITAAERTQFLDALRLGLTRSSYLSS; encoded by the coding sequence ATGTCCGTACGACGCACACGCAAAGACGATGGCAGCCAATGGACAGTTGCGGACAGCCGCAGTGTTTACGGGATTCGCCATTGGGGGGCCGGGTATTTCGCGATCAATGATGCCGGTCGCGTTGAAGTCCGTCCGAACGGCCCGAACAGCTCGCCCATCGATTTGTACGAGCAAGTGGATGAACTGCGTAAAAGCGGCCTGTCCCTGCCATTGCTGGTGCGCTTCCCGGATATCCTGCAAGACCGCGTGCGCCAGTTGACCGGTGCCTTCGACGCGAACATCGAACGCCTGGAATACCAGAGCAAATACACCGCGCTGTACCCGATCAAGGTCAACCAACAGGAAGCGGTGATCGAGAACATCATCGCCACCCAGGACGTGTCCATCGGCCTGGAAGCCGGTTCCAAGCCCGAGCTTCTGGCGGTGCTGGCCCTGGCGCCGAAGGGCGGCACCATCGTCTGCAACGGTTATAAAGACCGTGAGTTCATCCGCCTGGCGCTGATGGGCCAGAAGCTGGGCCACAACGTGTTCATCGTGATCGAGAAAGAGTCCGAAGTGGGCCTGGTGATCGAAGAAGCGGCCAGCCTCAAGGTCAAGCCACAGGTTGGCCTGCGGGTGCGCCTGTCTTCCCTGGCATCGAGCAAGTGGGCAGACACCGGCGGCGAAAAATCCAAGTTCGGCCTGTCGGCGGCGCAACTGTTGTCGGTGGTCGAGCGCTTCCGCGCTGCGGGCCTGGACCAGGGCATCCGCCTGCTGCACTTTCACATGGGTTCGCAGATCGCCAACCTGGCGGACTACCAGCACGGTTTCAAGGAAGCCATCCGTTACTACGGCGAGTTGCGCAACCTCGGCCTGCCGGTGGACCACATCGACGTCGGCGGCGGCCTGGGCGTGGACTACGACGGTACGCACTCGCGTAACGCCAGCTCCATCAACTACGACATGGACGACTACGCCGGCGTGGTGGTGGGCATGCTCAAGGAGTTCTGCGATGCGCAGAGCCTGCCGCACCCCCACATCTTCTCCGAAAGCGGCCGCTCCCTGACCGCCCACCACGCCATGCTGGTGGTGCAGGTGACCGACGTCGAGAAACACAACGACGATGTGCCGGTGATCGAGAACAAGGAAAGCCTGCCCGAAACCGTGCAATGGCTGGTCGACCTGCTGGGCCCGACCGATATTGAAATGGTCACCGAAACCTACTGGCGCGCCACCCACTACATGAGTGACGTGGCTGCCCAGTACGCCGACGGCAAGCTGACCCTCGCGGAAAAGGCCCTGGCCGAGCAGTGCTACTTCGCGGTATGCCGCCGCCTGCACAACTCGCTCAAGGCCCGCCAGCGCTCGCACCGCCAGGTGCTGGACGAACTCAACGACAAGCTGGCCGACAAGTACATCTGCAACTTCTCGGTGTTCCAGAGCCTGCCGGACACTTGGGCCATCGGCCAGGTCCTGCCGATCCTGCCGCTGCACCGCCTTGACGAAGAGCCGCTGCGCCGCGCGGTATTGCAAGACCTGACCTGCGACTCCGACGGCAAGATCAAGCAATACGTCGACGAGCAAAGCATCGAGACCAGTCTGCCGGTGCACGGCTTGAACGAAGGTGAGGATTACCTGCTGGGGATCTTTCTGGTGGGCGCCTACCAGGAAATCCTCGGGGACATGCACAACCTGTTTGGTGACACCGACTCGGTGAACATCTATCAGCGCGAGGACGGCTCGGTGTACAGCGCCGGGATCGAGACCCACGACACTATCGAAGACATGCTGCGCTACGTGCACTTGTCGCCGGAGGAGTTGATGACTCACTACCGCGACAAGTGCGCCAGCGCGAAGATCACGGCGGCAGAGCGCACCCAGTTCCTGGATGCGTTGCGCCTGGGCCTGACCCGCTCCTCATACCTGTCCTCCTAA
- a CDS encoding MATE family efflux transporter — MPTLLADWRHRPTHRRVWALAAPMILSNISVPLVALVDSMVIGHLPHAHQLGAVAVGASLYTFLAWAMGFLRMGTTGFAAQAAGRNDGAALRQILLQGLLLALGLAMVLGTVGIPLSHLALEWMQPSAELNQLTREFFHTRLFGLPAALATYALVGWFLGTQNARAPLAILLTTNLVNIALNLWFVLGLDWGVVGSARASVIAEWAGALLGLALTQKALRAYPGHIAWAALKVWQSWRALLAVNRDIFIRSLALQSVFFMITVQGARLGDATVAANALLLNGLLLTAHALDGLAHAVEALCGHAIGAHDRQALRRSLVVACGWSLIASLGFVLLFTFAGHLFIAMQTDIPSVRATADIYLPYLAVLPLIAVWSYLLDGLFIGATRAREMRNGMLLTVLIVLPLAWALQGLGNHGLWITFLLFMAVRSLTLWAIAWRLSRQGLWLGAH, encoded by the coding sequence ATGCCCACCTTACTTGCCGACTGGCGCCACCGCCCCACCCATCGCCGTGTCTGGGCCCTGGCCGCGCCGATGATTCTGTCGAATATCTCGGTGCCGCTGGTGGCCTTGGTGGACAGCATGGTCATCGGCCACCTGCCCCATGCCCATCAACTGGGCGCCGTGGCCGTGGGAGCCAGCCTATATACCTTCCTGGCCTGGGCCATGGGTTTTCTGCGCATGGGCACCACCGGGTTCGCCGCCCAGGCCGCTGGACGCAATGATGGCGCGGCGCTGCGGCAAATCCTGTTGCAAGGCCTGCTGTTGGCGCTCGGGTTGGCGATGGTGCTGGGCACGGTGGGCATTCCCCTGAGCCATCTGGCGCTGGAATGGATGCAGCCTTCGGCCGAGTTGAACCAACTGACCCGCGAATTCTTCCACACCCGCCTGTTCGGCCTGCCCGCCGCCCTGGCCACTTATGCGCTGGTGGGCTGGTTCCTCGGCACGCAAAACGCCCGGGCGCCGCTGGCGATTCTTTTGACTACCAACCTGGTGAACATTGCCCTGAACCTGTGGTTTGTACTGGGACTGGACTGGGGTGTGGTCGGTTCGGCGCGAGCCTCGGTGATTGCCGAATGGGCCGGCGCCCTGCTCGGCCTGGCCCTGACGCAAAAAGCCCTGCGTGCCTATCCCGGGCATATCGCCTGGGCGGCGCTCAAGGTCTGGCAAAGCTGGCGTGCGTTGCTGGCGGTCAACCGCGACATCTTTATCCGCAGCCTGGCGCTGCAATCGGTGTTTTTCATGATCACGGTGCAAGGCGCACGGCTGGGCGATGCCACCGTGGCGGCCAATGCCCTGCTGCTGAACGGGCTATTGCTGACCGCCCATGCCCTGGATGGTTTGGCCCACGCGGTGGAGGCGCTGTGCGGCCATGCCATTGGTGCCCATGACCGCCAGGCCCTGCGTCGCTCATTGGTGGTCGCCTGCGGCTGGTCACTGATCGCCAGCCTCGGGTTTGTGCTGTTGTTTACCTTCGCCGGCCACTTGTTTATCGCCATGCAGACCGATATCCCCAGCGTGCGCGCCACCGCCGATATCTACCTGCCGTACCTTGCGGTGCTGCCGTTGATTGCGGTGTGGAGTTATCTGCTGGACGGTTTGTTTATCGGCGCGACCCGCGCGCGGGAGATGCGCAATGGCATGTTGCTGACGGTGCTGATTGTCCTGCCGCTAGCCTGGGCGCTGCAGGGGCTGGGCAACCACGGGCTGTGGATAACCTTCCTGCTGTTTATGGCCGTGCGCAGTCTGACGTTATGGGCGATTGCCTGGCGCCTGAGTCGGCAAGGGCTGTGGCTGGGCGCACACTGA